The Paenibacillus spongiae nucleotide sequence ATTTAATATTTTTGATACATATAGTAGAAAAAAAGGATTTAAAGGAGAGGTCGATCATGCAGAAGGAACAGATTTGTTGTGTAGGCTGTGGGAAATTAATCGATCATCAGCATGCACATGTTGTTTTTCGGACCGGTTTTTATCGGATGGTTTATCCGCTCGGCTGCTGCCATACTTGCAACGATATCGTTACGGCTGACTCAGCGCTCGACCGACCGGATGAGATGAGCGGGCTGGAGCAGAGCTCCGTCGTTCATCTGTCGAGGCTGAAGCAGTCCGACAACTGCTGCAGCGAGCCTGCTCCTTCTCCGGCTGCTTCGTTCGTATCGGCAGCACGGATGGTCGTTTCCTTATAACCTTGCGCGAAAGATTGGATAATACCTGTCTCTAACGGCGGCATGCCGTTTAGGGGCAGGTATTAATTTTTCCTAAAGGAACTATCAATCCGATCTTAGGTTCAGCTATAATGAATTAGGCGGTACGCTCCATAGGAAAAAAGGAGCAGTTACCAGTAGTGGACAGGAGGTTTACGATGGAATTTCAAACGAATAGCGGTCCGGTCGTTCAGTTGAAGAACGTCACGAAAGTGATCGGGAAACGCACGATTATCGACCAGCTGACACTTGATCTTCCCCAAGCGGAAGTATTCGGCTTCCTTGGGCCTAACGGCTCGGGTAAGACGACGACAATACGCATGATGGTCGGACTGATGGGTTTGACAAAGGGAGACGTGATCATCCGGGGGCACAGCATCCGGACGGATTACGAGAAGGCGATTCGGCATGTCGGCGCCATTGTCGAGAATCCGGAGATGTACAAATACTTGACCGGTTATCAGAATTTGCTCCATTACTCCCGCATGGTTCCGGGGATAACAACGCAGCGGATCGATGAGGTCGTAGAGCTCGTAGGGCTTACGAACCGCATTAACGATAAGGTGAAGACCTACTCGCTCGGGATGCGTCAAAGACTTGGCGTCGCTCAGGCGATTATGCATAAGCCGTCGCTGCTCATACTGGATGAGCCGACCAACGGTCTTGATCCGGCCGGTATACGCGAGCTGAGGGATTATCTACGCAAGCTGGCTAAGGAAGACGGCATTACGGTCTTCGTATCGAGCCACCTGTTATCCGAGATGGAGCTCATGTGCGACCGTGTTGCGATCATTCAAAGCGGCAAGCTCATTGACGTACGGAGCGTCCGGCGCGAGGATGACGATGTGGCGGCGGCGGTCTCGAACGTCATATTCGATGTGGACAATCCCGAGGAGGCGCTGCGTCTTCTATCCGGCTCCTATTCCGGGGTTCGGGACAAGAATGGCGTAACCTTCCAGGTGGATCGCGAGACGATCGCGGCCATTAATACCGCGCTTGTGAATGCAGGACTGAAAGTATACGGAATTCGCGTTCTGAACAAATCGCTGGAAGATCAGTTCCTCGAAATGACGGGAGGCGAGTTGAATGTTTGATTTCTTGCAACTGGTCCGCAATGAAAATATGAAGATCTACCGCCGTGTGCGGACATGGATCATGTTCGGCATTCTAATCATGCTTGTATTGGCTATATCGATCGTCGCCAAGCTGGTTGGTGACGGCGATGTGGACAACTGGTTTATGATGAGCATGGAAACCATGGTGCTGTTTCAATTGGTTACGATTTTTACCGTCGTCGTCTCGGCCGACAGCGTAGCGGGCGAATTCTCGACCGGTACGATCAAGCTGCTCCTGATCCGGCCGTGGAGCCGCTCCAAGATTCTGCTCTCCAAGTACATCTCGCTGCTGATGTTTGCCCTTGTTCAGGCGGTTCTTCTATACGCGCTGACCTTTCTTGCGAACATGCTGCTCTTCGGCTACAGCGGAAGTGGAGAAGCCCAGAAGGTATTCGAATCCGATCTGCATCCGTTTGCCTATATGCTGTTGTATTACTTCTACCAGTTCCTCGGCTTGATTATCATCGTGACGATGGCTTTCATGCTGTCCACGGTGTTCCGCAGCGGCGGCCTGGCGATCGGCCTTTCGTTGTTCCTGCTTCTTGGGGGCAGCACGATCGCGGGACTGTTATCCATGCTCGATTACGCATGGGTGGACTATATTCTGTTCCTGCACTTGAATCTGACGCAGTACATGGGCGGCAGCGAAGCGGGCGGAATGACGCTTGGATTCTCGCTCGGCGTGCTCGCGGCCTACTATGTTGTGTTTATCGCATTGACATGGCTGATCTTTAACAAGCGCGACGTAGCGGCATAATGTCAAAGAAGAAGGTTCTTGCCCGGTAGGGGCTAGAACCTTCTTTTTATATGACCTATTCGCCAGACAAAGCCGGCATCGGTTGTTGATGCTTATGTATCCGCTCGATGTTACCCGGCTTGCCGCGCTTTCTCTTTCTCCTTTTCTTTCTCCTTCGGATGCGTTTCTTTATTCGCGGCCTCCTTGACCGGTTGATGCGAATCGGCTTCCGCCGCTTGCCGCGACCGGTATTCCGCTGTTTTCTCCATCGTGCATGTACCGTTAAGCAGACCGCCATCCTGGATCAGCAGATTATGGGTTGTAACGCTGCCGTGAAGCTGTCCGGATGCGGTGATGGTGAGCCGGCCGGAAGTGACGATATCTCCGATTACTTTGCCCGCGACCGTAACATCCTTGCTCGTTATGTTGGCTCGCGCAACTCCGCCTTCGCCGATAATGACGTCTCCTTGGCATGTAATTTCGCCCCGGTATTCGCCCTCGATGCGGATGTTGGCTTCACTCAGCAAATGACCTTCCACTGTCGTCCCCGGACCGATCAACGTATCGGTTGACGACTGCCGTTTGGTTTCTTTAAACATCGGTTCTCATTCCTCCTTGTCGAGTCGTGAATGACCGCTCCTTTCTTCATCGCAAGTAACCGCTGCGTTTAGCGCGGCTGTATTTGGCTTTTAATGAAGAGTAGGTCCGTAACCGGATTGTGCCTTTCGCTGCGATGAAGCGATAAGCGGGTCGACATGCGGCAAAGCCATTCGGACGTTCTATAGCTATTTATTCTACAAAGCTTTAAAACATGCCATTAAAAGACGTATAGGGCTGCGGGCCAGCGTCAAAACTATAGGGATTGAACGAAGGAACGGCCAACAATACTGCGATCATTTCAATCGATATCGTAATCAAGATGGGGGGGCGCGTATGATTTGGGTGGTGCTGGCACTCCTTATTTTCATCTTTCAAATTGCTACAATACTCATTCTCGAATTCCGCCAACCATCCAAAACCGTAGCATGGCTTCTCATTCTCTTCATTCTTCCGATCATCGGCTTCGTCATGTATTATTTTCTGGCCAAAGAATACCAGAATCGGAGGATTGTCCGCAAACGCAATGTGGTAGCCAAAGAGCAGCGCCTGCAGGCGCTGCTGCGCTGTAAGATGGTTCACCGTCCGGCGGATATTAAAGGCGGGGAATTCAGCCGCCAGGAACGGCTGTTCCGGCTGTTAACCGGCATGTCGACCTCCCCCATTACGAGCTGCAACGAGACGAGGGTGCTAACGAACGGACGCGTAACCTTCGACGCCATTCTTGATGCGATAGAAGGGGCGAACCATCATATCCATATGGAATATTACACGATCCGGAACGATGTGATCGGCAGGAGATTCAAGGATGCGCTTATCCGCAAGGCGAAGGAAGGGATTGAAGTTCGCATCGTCTACGACGGTGTCGGCAGTCTCGAGCTCGACGACGGCTATCTTCAGGAGCTGCACAAGGCGGGCATCATGACCCACTGCTTCTTGACGCCGCGGATGGCCTTCTTCGAGAAGCGGATGAATTATCGCGATCACCGCAAAATCGTTGTTGTAGACGGGCTGATCGGCTTCGTGGGCGGCATTAATATCGGAGATGAATACTTGGGCGGGAATCCGAAGCTTGGCTTCTGGCGGGATACCCATCTCCAAATAAGAGGGGATGCCGTCTATTTTCTCCAGGACGTGTTCTTAAGAAACTGGTGGTTCACCGCCAAGGAGCGGCTCTCGAATCCGGCTTATTTGCCGGAGCACAGCTGCGAGGGCACCGAGCAGGTGCAGATTATAGCCAGCGGGCCGGACAGCGTAGCCGATGCGATTCTGGAATGCGTATTTGCCGCCGTATCCGTGGCCAAGAACCGGATCTATATTACAACGCCGTATTTCATACCGGATCCGAGCGTGCTGATGGGTCTGAGAACCGCGGCATTGAGCGGCGTCGATGTACGGATCATTATTCCGTACGTGGCAGACTCGAAGCTGGTTCTCTATGCTTCGTTGTCTTACGTGGAGGATTTGCTTGGCGTAGGGGTTCGCATCTACCGGTACCACAAAGGCTTCGTTCATTCGAAGGTGCTGATCGTCGATAAATTGCTCGCTTCCGTCGGGACGGCGAATATGGATATGCGCAGCTTCTTCAGCAATTTCGAGCTTAATGCGCTGCTGTTCGACAAGACGGCGATCAGGCGGCTGGAAGAAGATTTCATGAGCGATTTGGAAGCATGCGAGGAATTGAATCTGTACACCTTCCGGCAGCGGCCGCGCTGGCAGAAGGCGAGCGAGGTCGTAGCCCGGATGCTGTCCCCGCTGCTGTAGAGGAAGCGCACTGCCTGCGAATGCCGGCAGTGCGCTTTCTTGGCTTACGGGGCCGTTGATCCTCTTCAGCATCATTCGACCTGCTTCGTATTGGCTTATTTCCCTCGTAATAAAAACAAAAGCTTCTCCTAGTCAGAATGGAAGTGTTACCAGCCATCAACGAAGGAGAAGCTTTAAGTACTTCGAATAGATCAGCAGACCCGGTGTATGTACTTCTTTGTTAGATCGCCTAAATTCATTGCAGCTTGCTGCGAAGCGGCTTGCATGTTAATCAGGCTTCCTGCAGCGTAGGGCGGTCCAGCCTTACAATATCCGCAATGGGATGGTCCATGCCGCGGATCAGATTCGCCAGCAGCTTGCTGGCAATTGTACTATACACGGTACCATTGCCCCCGTAACCGAGACAGTAATAAACGCCAGGCCATGCAGGGTCTTCGCCGATAAAAGGAAGATTGTCCTGCGACTGGCCTAACGTAGCGCTCCATTCATGGCTAACCGGTGCCGTGCATCCGGGAAATAGGTTCTTGATCTGATCTAGCAGCATGTTGGCCCGCTTACTCCGCAGCGTTTCCGATTCCAGCGGCTCCTGCGGATCCTCGTCAAGTCCGCCCGCCATAATTCTGCCATCCGGGCTCGTTCGCATATAGGTATAAGGTCTATCCGTCTCCCATATTAAATAGCGGCCGTACCATGATTCCAGATTGGGCTGCGGCTCGGTTACGATGGCGAAGGAACGGTTCAATTCGGCCTTATTCAGCTTGCCCTTCAGCTTCACGGGCTCATATCCGACCGCATAGACGACATGCTCCGCCTCAATCGTCACGCCTGTGCTTGTCCGCAGCCTGTGACGTCCGTCGGGCAGCGCGACATGAGCGGTAATTTCGGTTCCTTCATGGATGATGAGGCCTTGATCGGAAGCTGCCTCGGCCACTGCATGCACGAACCGCAGCGGATTGACCTCCGCATCGCCGTGCATCACGATGGCGCCGGGCTTGCGGAAGGGGAAGCGGGCATTAATGTCGCCGGGTTCCCAATATTCCACGTGGAAGCCATTCGATTGAAGCGCTTCGTACTCGCGCCTGAGCTTCGGCACGTCCTGCTTCCTGCTTGCGAAATACAGGCTGCTCCGGATGGCGAATTCAACATTCTTATCCAGCTCGGCGGCAATGCCCTCCAGATCGCGGACCGCCTGCCCGCAAGCATGGTAGAACCGGACGGCGGCGGGCTTGCCGATTTGACCGATTAGATCGCAAAGCATGATATCATTGGCAAACTGCACTAATCCGATATTTGCGGAGGTGCTTCCCCCCGCAATGTCGCCCCGTTCCAGGATAACGGCTCGGATGTCCAGCTTCGCTAGCTCATAGCCGCATAATAGTCCGGACATGCCTCCTCCGACGATCGCGACATGAACCGTTAGGTCGGATTCGAGAGGAGGGTAGGAACGGTATTGCGAAAGGGTTTCCGGCCAATAAAGCCGCCCGCTGTACAACTTTTTCATCGTATCCCTCCATGAATGAACAGCTCCCTATACGTTGCCCAATTTTCAATAATTTGTTCATGCTTAAGCTGTATACGCGAGGGCCTGCAGAAGAACAAAGCTGTAACGGCCTGAATGATAGCGGACGAAAAAAGAGGGGTTCCCCCCTCTTTACCTACATGCTTGCGCTATTCCTGAATGGGATCCGGCACCCAGCCGTCTTTTTGCAGCTCGCTGTTGGTTTTCATCCCTTTCATGTCATTGCCCAGCCGTTTGGCATCCTGCTCGTCCTGAACCATCGAACCGTTACGGGCTTTCTCGATCGGCTCGGATTTCCGGCCCGCTTGGCCGGATGAAAGCCGCTCATCAGCTGCGTTCGCTCGCCGTCGTTCCGCTGGCAGCTCCATTGGTAGCTCCATGGGGATCCGCTCCTTCTTCGCGCTTCATCGTCTGAAAGACATTCGCCGTCGTTTCGGCTGCAGTGGCCACTTTACTCGCCGCTGCGCGTCCCATTTCGTTCACGCGTTCGCTAACGTCGCTTGCTTTATCCTTGGCCTGAGCTGCCAATGTGCTCGCTTTTTCACGAGCCGTCGTCGACAGCTCCGAGGACTTGCGGAGAATCGTCTCGCGCATGTCCTTGCCCGACTTCGGGGTCATCAGCATGGCTGCCGTCGCGCCAACCGCACCGCCGATTAATAGCCCCTTCAACATTTTACTGCCGCCTGCTTGTTGATTATTCTGATTTCCCATTGTTGGTCAACTCCTTTTTTATTAATCGCGGATATCGTCCGTTATGAGAACCGGCCGGTCAGCTTTGCTGCTTGCTGCGCTGCCGCCTTCATGTCTTATCTATACCCCGCCCGTACGCTCTTTGAAACGACAAATGGATAAAAGATGGGAGGAACGCGCTTGGAGCGAGCGTTGTCCGGCGTTCAAAAATGTTCTTCATGACTTCACATAACCGGACGAACCCGGCGAGTCGAATATCGCTTCATTAATGGGGCATCCGAGTCTCCCGCCAGGCAATCGTAGCATGGCGTTATTT carries:
- a CDS encoding ABC transporter ATP-binding protein; translation: MEFQTNSGPVVQLKNVTKVIGKRTIIDQLTLDLPQAEVFGFLGPNGSGKTTTIRMMVGLMGLTKGDVIIRGHSIRTDYEKAIRHVGAIVENPEMYKYLTGYQNLLHYSRMVPGITTQRIDEVVELVGLTNRINDKVKTYSLGMRQRLGVAQAIMHKPSLLILDEPTNGLDPAGIRELRDYLRKLAKEDGITVFVSSHLLSEMELMCDRVAIIQSGKLIDVRSVRREDDDVAAAVSNVIFDVDNPEEALRLLSGSYSGVRDKNGVTFQVDRETIAAINTALVNAGLKVYGIRVLNKSLEDQFLEMTGGELNV
- a CDS encoding ABC transporter permease; translation: MFDFLQLVRNENMKIYRRVRTWIMFGILIMLVLAISIVAKLVGDGDVDNWFMMSMETMVLFQLVTIFTVVVSADSVAGEFSTGTIKLLLIRPWSRSKILLSKYISLLMFALVQAVLLYALTFLANMLLFGYSGSGEAQKVFESDLHPFAYMLLYYFYQFLGLIIIVTMAFMLSTVFRSGGLAIGLSLFLLLGGSTIAGLLSMLDYAWVDYILFLHLNLTQYMGGSEAGGMTLGFSLGVLAAYYVVFIALTWLIFNKRDVAA
- a CDS encoding bactofilin family protein produces the protein MFKETKRQSSTDTLIGPGTTVEGHLLSEANIRIEGEYRGEITCQGDVIIGEGGVARANITSKDVTVAGKVIGDIVTSGRLTITASGQLHGSVTTHNLLIQDGGLLNGTCTMEKTAEYRSRQAAEADSHQPVKEAANKETHPKEKEKEKEKARQAG
- the cls gene encoding cardiolipin synthase; translation: MIWVVLALLIFIFQIATILILEFRQPSKTVAWLLILFILPIIGFVMYYFLAKEYQNRRIVRKRNVVAKEQRLQALLRCKMVHRPADIKGGEFSRQERLFRLLTGMSTSPITSCNETRVLTNGRVTFDAILDAIEGANHHIHMEYYTIRNDVIGRRFKDALIRKAKEGIEVRIVYDGVGSLELDDGYLQELHKAGIMTHCFLTPRMAFFEKRMNYRDHRKIVVVDGLIGFVGGINIGDEYLGGNPKLGFWRDTHLQIRGDAVYFLQDVFLRNWWFTAKERLSNPAYLPEHSCEGTEQVQIIASGPDSVADAILECVFAAVSVAKNRIYITTPYFIPDPSVLMGLRTAALSGVDVRIIIPYVADSKLVLYASLSYVEDLLGVGVRIYRYHKGFVHSKVLIVDKLLASVGTANMDMRSFFSNFELNALLFDKTAIRRLEEDFMSDLEACEELNLYTFRQRPRWQKASEVVARMLSPLL
- a CDS encoding NAD(P)/FAD-dependent oxidoreductase, with amino-acid sequence MKKLYSGRLYWPETLSQYRSYPPLESDLTVHVAIVGGGMSGLLCGYELAKLDIRAVILERGDIAGGSTSANIGLVQFANDIMLCDLIGQIGKPAAVRFYHACGQAVRDLEGIAAELDKNVEFAIRSSLYFASRKQDVPKLRREYEALQSNGFHVEYWEPGDINARFPFRKPGAIVMHGDAEVNPLRFVHAVAEAASDQGLIIHEGTEITAHVALPDGRHRLRTSTGVTIEAEHVVYAVGYEPVKLKGKLNKAELNRSFAIVTEPQPNLESWYGRYLIWETDRPYTYMRTSPDGRIMAGGLDEDPQEPLESETLRSKRANMLLDQIKNLFPGCTAPVSHEWSATLGQSQDNLPFIGEDPAWPGVYYCLGYGGNGTVYSTIASKLLANLIRGMDHPIADIVRLDRPTLQEA
- a CDS encoding YtxH domain-containing protein, with protein sequence MGNQNNQQAGGSKMLKGLLIGGAVGATAAMLMTPKSGKDMRETILRKSSELSTTAREKASTLAAQAKDKASDVSERVNEMGRAAASKVATAAETTANVFQTMKREEGADPHGATNGAASGTTASERS